The Rhododendron vialii isolate Sample 1 chromosome 5a, ASM3025357v1 genome contains a region encoding:
- the LOC131326658 gene encoding protein REVEILLE 8-like isoform X2, whose amino-acid sequence MNSSSSSISQSSLSMAANNSAPSTDGKKVRKPYTITKSRESWTDEEHDKFLEALQLFDRDWKKIEDFVGSKTVIQIRSHAQKYFLKVQKNGTIAHVPPPRPKRKAAHPYPQKAPKNVLSLGNASMAYPSSLNPLAPGYSPWDDTHLLNTLSGGSMASQDEYALGVEADTGSKGVARFSNSRIDGGGSSGGTLPTSELEKQGKQSSLHHGIPDFAEVYNFIGSVFDPGTNGHVQKLKEMDPINFETVLLLMRNLTINLSSPDFEPFKEVLSSSDVDAKTVGIAAGNVAVSDR is encoded by the exons ATGAATTCAAGCTCTTCTTCGATCTCCCAATCGTCGTTATCAATGGCGGCGAACAACTCTGCTCCAAGTACCGATGGAAAGAAGGTGAGGAAGCCTTACACTATTACCAAGTCCAGAGAGAGCTGGACCGATGAAGAACACGACAAGTTCCTTGAAGCTCTTCAACT GTTTGACCGTGACTGGaagaaaattgaagattttgttgGTTCAAAGACAGTCATTCAG ATCCGAAGTCATGCCCAGAAATACTTTTTGAAGGtccaaaaaaatggtacaatagcacATGTGCCACCACCTCGCCCTAAGCGCAAAGCTGCTCATCCTTACCCACAAAAGGCCCCCAAAAATG TTTTATCACTTGGGAATGCTTCCATGGCTTATCCTTCTTCCTTGAATCCCCTTGCACCTGGATATTCTCCATGGGATGACACTCACTTGCTAAACACTCTATCGGGTGGATCTATGGCATCCCAAGATGAATACGCCCTTGGAGTTGAAG CTGATACTGGATCGAAGGGGGTAGCAAGGTTTAGTAACAGCAGGATTGATGGCGGTGGAAGCTCAGGTGGAACGCTACCTACTTCTGAGTTAGAAAAGCAAGGGAAACAAAGTTCTTTGCATCATG GCATACCTGATTTCGCTGAAGTCTATAACTTCATTGGAAGTGTCTTTGATCCAGGCACTAATGGTCATGTGCAGAAGCTCAAGGAGATGGATCCTATAAACTTCGAAACT GTTTTGTTGCTGATGAGAAACCTCACCATCAACTTGTCAAGTCCTGATTTTGAGCCATTT AAAGAGGTCTTGTCTTCCTCCGATGTCGACGCCAAAACTGTAGGAATTGCTGCAGGAAATGTTGCAGTTTCTGATCGATGA
- the LOC131326658 gene encoding protein REVEILLE 8-like isoform X1 has translation MNSSSSSISQSSLSMAANNSAPSTDGKKVRKPYTITKSRESWTDEEHDKFLEALQLFDRDWKKIEDFVGSKTVIQIRSHAQKYFLKVQKNGTIAHVPPPRPKRKAAHPYPQKAPKNVLSLGNASMAYPSSLNPLAPGYSPWDDTHLLNTLSGGSMASQDEYALGVEADTGSKGVARFSNSRIDGGGSSGGTLPTSELEKQGKQSSLHHGIPDFAEVYNFIGSVFDPGTNGHVQKLKEMDPINFETVLLLMRNLTINLSSPDFEPFRTSRLKSLKYNLKALRSGMKVLSLFSACIHH, from the exons ATGAATTCAAGCTCTTCTTCGATCTCCCAATCGTCGTTATCAATGGCGGCGAACAACTCTGCTCCAAGTACCGATGGAAAGAAGGTGAGGAAGCCTTACACTATTACCAAGTCCAGAGAGAGCTGGACCGATGAAGAACACGACAAGTTCCTTGAAGCTCTTCAACT GTTTGACCGTGACTGGaagaaaattgaagattttgttgGTTCAAAGACAGTCATTCAG ATCCGAAGTCATGCCCAGAAATACTTTTTGAAGGtccaaaaaaatggtacaatagcacATGTGCCACCACCTCGCCCTAAGCGCAAAGCTGCTCATCCTTACCCACAAAAGGCCCCCAAAAATG TTTTATCACTTGGGAATGCTTCCATGGCTTATCCTTCTTCCTTGAATCCCCTTGCACCTGGATATTCTCCATGGGATGACACTCACTTGCTAAACACTCTATCGGGTGGATCTATGGCATCCCAAGATGAATACGCCCTTGGAGTTGAAG CTGATACTGGATCGAAGGGGGTAGCAAGGTTTAGTAACAGCAGGATTGATGGCGGTGGAAGCTCAGGTGGAACGCTACCTACTTCTGAGTTAGAAAAGCAAGGGAAACAAAGTTCTTTGCATCATG GCATACCTGATTTCGCTGAAGTCTATAACTTCATTGGAAGTGTCTTTGATCCAGGCACTAATGGTCATGTGCAGAAGCTCAAGGAGATGGATCCTATAAACTTCGAAACT GTTTTGTTGCTGATGAGAAACCTCACCATCAACTTGTCAAGTCCTGATTTTGAGCCATTT CGAACATCAAGGTTAAAATCCCTCAAATATAATTTGAAGGCACTAAGATCGGGTATGAAGGTACTATCCTTGTTTTCCGCATGTATACATCATTAA
- the LOC131326658 gene encoding protein REVEILLE 8-like isoform X3 — translation MNSSSSSISQSSLSMAANNSAPSTDGKKVRKPYTITKSRESWTDEEHDKFLEALQLFDRDWKKIEDFVGSKTVIQIRSHAQKYFLKVQKNGTIAHVPPPRPKRKAAHPYPQKAPKNVLSLGNASMAYPSSLNPLAPGYSPWDDTHLLNTLSGGSMASQDEYALGVEADTGSKGVARFSNSRIDGGGSSGGTLPTSELEKQGKQSSLHHGIPDFAEVYNFIGSVFDPGTNGHVQKLKEMDPINFETVLLLMRNLTINLSSPDFEPFAFALTS, via the exons ATGAATTCAAGCTCTTCTTCGATCTCCCAATCGTCGTTATCAATGGCGGCGAACAACTCTGCTCCAAGTACCGATGGAAAGAAGGTGAGGAAGCCTTACACTATTACCAAGTCCAGAGAGAGCTGGACCGATGAAGAACACGACAAGTTCCTTGAAGCTCTTCAACT GTTTGACCGTGACTGGaagaaaattgaagattttgttgGTTCAAAGACAGTCATTCAG ATCCGAAGTCATGCCCAGAAATACTTTTTGAAGGtccaaaaaaatggtacaatagcacATGTGCCACCACCTCGCCCTAAGCGCAAAGCTGCTCATCCTTACCCACAAAAGGCCCCCAAAAATG TTTTATCACTTGGGAATGCTTCCATGGCTTATCCTTCTTCCTTGAATCCCCTTGCACCTGGATATTCTCCATGGGATGACACTCACTTGCTAAACACTCTATCGGGTGGATCTATGGCATCCCAAGATGAATACGCCCTTGGAGTTGAAG CTGATACTGGATCGAAGGGGGTAGCAAGGTTTAGTAACAGCAGGATTGATGGCGGTGGAAGCTCAGGTGGAACGCTACCTACTTCTGAGTTAGAAAAGCAAGGGAAACAAAGTTCTTTGCATCATG GCATACCTGATTTCGCTGAAGTCTATAACTTCATTGGAAGTGTCTTTGATCCAGGCACTAATGGTCATGTGCAGAAGCTCAAGGAGATGGATCCTATAAACTTCGAAACT GTTTTGTTGCTGATGAGAAACCTCACCATCAACTTGTCAAGTCCTGATTTTGAGCCATTT GCATTCGCATTGACCTCGTAG